A single genomic interval of Devosia oryziradicis harbors:
- a CDS encoding ABC transporter ATP-binding protein: MPYRLELTGITKRFPGVLANDNVTFAVKPGEIHALLGENGAGKSTLVKMIYGIMQPDAGEIRWDGAPVVVPNPNAARKLGIGMVFQHFSLFEALTVLENIALGMDSKIPSRELETRIRAVMTQYGLALDPHRTVATLSVGERQRIEIVRALLLEPKLLIMDEPTSVLTPQEVEQLFDVLRKLASEGCSILYISHKLHEIKALCDTATILRGGKLVDTCDPRQETSRSMAEKMIGTGLKDIVRAEGRSMGQPKLVVSRLSTARTGHFDVPVDAVSFTVRAGEILGIAGVAGNGQNALLDALSGEIRSQDKDAITLDGVSLGLLDTTGRRKRGLCAVPEERNGHAAVGEFTLSDNSVLTARDRLGMVVMGLINSGAAKTYTGKVIADFAVKALGPASTAGSLSGGNLQKYIMGREILQKPSVLVVSQPTWGVDAGAAAAIHQALADLAAAGSAIVVISQDLDELRALSDTLAVINMGRLSPARPTGEMSVEEIGLLMGGVHGTTEVQDAIPA; the protein is encoded by the coding sequence ATGCCGTATCGGCTGGAATTGACCGGTATCACCAAACGCTTTCCCGGCGTGCTCGCCAACGACAATGTCACCTTTGCCGTCAAGCCAGGCGAAATCCATGCCTTGCTCGGCGAAAACGGAGCGGGCAAGTCCACCCTGGTCAAGATGATCTACGGGATCATGCAGCCCGATGCCGGCGAGATCCGCTGGGATGGCGCGCCCGTTGTGGTTCCCAATCCCAACGCGGCCCGCAAATTGGGCATCGGCATGGTGTTCCAGCACTTCTCGCTGTTCGAAGCGCTGACGGTGCTCGAAAACATCGCGCTGGGCATGGACAGCAAAATTCCGTCGCGGGAGCTCGAGACGCGGATCCGGGCGGTGATGACGCAGTATGGCCTGGCGCTCGATCCGCATCGTACGGTCGCAACGCTGTCGGTGGGCGAGCGCCAGCGCATCGAGATCGTGCGCGCGCTGCTGCTCGAGCCCAAGCTGCTGATCATGGACGAGCCGACCTCGGTGCTGACACCGCAGGAGGTCGAGCAGCTGTTCGACGTGCTGCGCAAGCTGGCAAGCGAGGGCTGCTCGATCCTCTATATCTCGCACAAGCTGCACGAGATCAAAGCGCTGTGCGACACGGCCACGATCCTGCGCGGCGGCAAGCTGGTCGATACCTGCGACCCCAGGCAGGAAACCAGTCGCTCGATGGCCGAGAAGATGATCGGCACCGGGCTCAAGGATATCGTGCGCGCCGAAGGGCGCAGCATGGGCCAGCCCAAGCTGGTGGTGTCGCGCCTGTCGACAGCCAGGACCGGGCATTTCGACGTCCCGGTCGATGCCGTCAGCTTCACTGTACGGGCAGGGGAAATCCTGGGGATCGCCGGGGTGGCCGGCAATGGCCAGAACGCCCTGCTCGACGCGCTGAGCGGGGAGATTCGCAGCCAGGACAAGGATGCCATCACCCTCGATGGCGTATCGCTGGGCCTGCTCGACACCACGGGCCGGCGCAAGCGCGGGCTATGCGCGGTTCCCGAGGAGCGAAACGGCCATGCCGCGGTGGGCGAGTTCACCCTGAGCGACAATTCGGTGCTCACGGCGCGTGACCGCCTGGGCATGGTGGTGATGGGGCTGATCAATTCGGGCGCCGCCAAGACCTATACGGGTAAAGTCATCGCCGACTTCGCCGTCAAGGCGCTGGGCCCGGCCTCGACAGCCGGCTCGCTGTCGGGCGGCAATCTGCAGAAATACATCATGGGCCGCGAAATCCTCCAGAAGCCCAGCGTACTGGTGGTAAGCCAACCCACCTGGGGCGTCGATGCCGGTGCCGCCGCGGCAATTCACCAGGCGCTGGCGGACCTTGCCGCGGCCGGCTCGGCCATCGTGGTGATCAGCCAGGACCTCGATGAACTGAGAGCACTGTCCGACACGCTGGCGGTCATCAATATGGGGCGGCTGTCGCCCGCGCGACCGACCGGCGAGATGAGTGTCGAGGAGATCGGCCTGTTGATGGGTGGCGTACACGGAACGACGGAGGTGCAGGATGCAATTCCGGCTTGA
- a CDS encoding ABC transporter permease → MQFRLEKRPEPSQLMVYATPVAAVVLTMVLGAIIFSLIGYDGVGAVREIFLTPLTNAYKWQDLGVKAAPLIIIGTGLSIAYRANVWNIGAEGQYVVGGLAATWVALSTYSLTGWWILPAMVLAGMAGAAAYAAIPALLRTRLGVNEILTSLMLTYASVQLVYFLIRAPWKDPMGMGFPQTRLFADAARLPTIIPGTIVHLGVPIAIVVALVAWFVMTRSVFGYQMRVVGTAPHAARYGGFSENRTIWLAMLVSGALAGLAGALEVAGPFQRMVPGFPTNYGFTAIIVAFLGRLNPLGVIFAGIVLAITFVGGEVAQTTIGLPNAATGIFQAMVLFFLLAGDLLVRYRLRRVSKAPARGVA, encoded by the coding sequence ATGCAATTCCGGCTTGAGAAGCGCCCCGAGCCCTCCCAGCTCATGGTCTATGCGACCCCCGTGGCGGCTGTCGTACTGACGATGGTGCTGGGCGCCATCATCTTCTCGCTGATCGGCTATGACGGCGTCGGCGCCGTGCGCGAAATATTCCTGACGCCCCTCACCAATGCCTACAAGTGGCAGGACCTGGGCGTGAAGGCCGCCCCGCTGATCATCATCGGTACGGGGCTCTCGATCGCCTATCGCGCCAATGTATGGAACATCGGCGCCGAAGGTCAGTATGTGGTAGGCGGCCTGGCTGCAACCTGGGTGGCCCTGAGCACCTATAGTCTCACCGGCTGGTGGATCCTGCCGGCCATGGTGCTCGCCGGCATGGCCGGTGCGGCGGCCTATGCCGCCATCCCGGCCTTGCTCCGGACGCGGCTCGGCGTGAATGAGATCCTGACGTCGCTGATGCTGACCTACGCGTCGGTGCAGCTGGTCTATTTCCTGATCCGCGCCCCGTGGAAGGATCCGATGGGCATGGGCTTTCCGCAAACGCGGCTGTTTGCCGACGCCGCCCGGCTGCCCACGATCATCCCGGGGACCATTGTCCATCTGGGTGTGCCGATCGCCATCGTGGTGGCGCTGGTCGCCTGGTTCGTCATGACCCGCTCGGTGTTCGGCTATCAGATGCGGGTGGTGGGCACGGCGCCGCATGCCGCCCGCTATGGCGGCTTCTCCGAAAATCGTACGATCTGGCTGGCCATGCTGGTTTCCGGTGCCCTGGCCGGGCTTGCAGGTGCCCTTGAGGTGGCGGGGCCGTTCCAGCGCATGGTGCCGGGCTTCCCGACCAATTATGGCTTTACCGCCATCATCGTGGCGTTTCTCGGTCGGCTCAATCCGCTGGGCGTGATCTTTGCCGGCATCGTGCTGGCCATCACCTTTGTCGGGGGTGAGGTGGCCCAGACCACGATCGGCCTGCCTAATGCCGCAACGGGCATCTTCCAGGCCATGGTACTGTTCTTCCTCCTGGCGGGTGACCTCCTGGTCCGCTATCGCCTGCGTCGCGTCAGCAAGGCGCCAGCGCGAGGAGTTGCCTGA
- a CDS encoding ABC transporter permease, with product MDLVLAIFVTLVGAATPILIAALGELVVEKSGVLNLGVEGMMLVGAIAGFAGQFYTGNPYFALLCGAFAGLAVSQIFAFLTLSLSANQTATGLALTIFGTGLSALAGAPFSARPVSLMGPLFPAELASHPLLRVVFGYAAPVYFSVIMVFAIWYFLQRTRAGLILRAVGENDHSAHSIGYPVNAVRYAAVAFGGAMAGVAGACFPLLLTPQWAERMTAGRGWIAVALVVFASWRPFRLLAGAYFFGLVMTMELYAKAGSGPLSSIPSELWAALPYLATIVVLVLISIRRDAFTNAPACLGKPFLPTS from the coding sequence ATGGACCTGGTGCTCGCCATTTTCGTGACGCTGGTCGGTGCGGCCACGCCCATCCTGATCGCTGCCCTCGGTGAACTAGTGGTGGAAAAGAGCGGCGTCCTCAACCTGGGCGTCGAGGGCATGATGCTGGTCGGCGCCATTGCCGGATTCGCCGGGCAGTTCTACACCGGCAATCCTTATTTTGCGCTGCTTTGCGGGGCTTTCGCAGGGCTGGCCGTATCGCAGATCTTTGCTTTCCTGACGCTGAGCCTGTCAGCCAACCAGACGGCAACCGGGCTGGCGCTGACCATTTTTGGTACTGGCCTTTCGGCCCTCGCGGGCGCGCCGTTCTCGGCCCGGCCGGTATCGCTGATGGGGCCGTTGTTTCCGGCCGAACTGGCTAGCCATCCGCTGCTGCGGGTGGTGTTCGGCTATGCCGCACCGGTCTACTTCTCGGTGATCATGGTCTTTGCCATCTGGTATTTCCTGCAACGGACCCGCGCGGGCCTGATCCTGCGGGCCGTCGGCGAAAACGATCATTCGGCTCATTCGATCGGTTATCCGGTCAATGCCGTGCGCTATGCCGCGGTCGCCTTTGGCGGAGCCATGGCAGGTGTTGCCGGAGCCTGTTTCCCGCTGCTGCTGACGCCGCAATGGGCCGAGCGCATGACCGCCGGTCGTGGCTGGATCGCGGTGGCGCTGGTCGTGTTCGCGTCATGGCGGCCATTCCGACTGCTGGCGGGCGCCTATTTCTTCGGCCTGGTCATGACCATGGAACTCTACGCCAAGGCCGGCAGCGGACCGCTGTCATCCATTCCGTCCGAGCTGTGGGCCGCCTTGCCCTATCTGGCGACCATCGTCGTGCTGGTACTGATCTCGATCCGGCGCGACGCATTCACCAACGCACCGGCCTGCCTCGGCAAGCCGTTCTTGCCAACCAGTTGA